The following proteins are encoded in a genomic region of Aquificaceae bacterium:
- the yajC gene encoding preprotein translocase subunit YajC, translating into MIDIAFAQQTGHGSSPVGALLFQLIFFILLLALFYFLLIRPQNKARKRHQEFLANLKKGDRVVTAGGIWGTVVEIGDDTVTLKVDANTRITFTKEAISHYQPGYKREDKKEED; encoded by the coding sequence ATGATAGATATAGCTTTTGCACAACAAACAGGGCATGGTTCAAGCCCAGTAGGAGCGTTGCTTTTTCAACTCATATTCTTTATATTGCTTCTTGCACTCTTTTACTTTCTCCTCATAAGACCTCAGAACAAGGCAAGGAAAAGACATCAGGAATTTTTGGCAAACCTCAAAAAGGGTGATAGGGTTGTAACCGCAGGCGGTATATGGGGCACGGTAGTGGAGATAGGGGATGATACCGTAACTCTTAAGGTGGATGCCAACACACGCATAACCTTCACAAAGGAAGCCATATCTCACTACCAGCCAGGCTACAAGAGGGAAGACAAGAAGGAAGAAGACTAA